The following are encoded together in the Pseudomonadota bacterium genome:
- a CDS encoding histone deacetylase family protein — protein MQIFFSPTQQRHAPKTFLLRGRLVESPERAERADALLAAARSAGHEVVQPRSFPRDAVAAVHRADYLAFLETGYSAWSGLPNAAPEITPNIHPNRHMSRRPHGIVGLAGWYLADTGTPIGPETWVASLAAADTALAACEAVMAGAPVAYALCRPPGHHAYADMAGGFCFLNNAAIAAEHARRRRDRVAILDVDVHHGNGTQGIFYERADVLFASLHGDPAGFYPFYAGYAEETGAGPGAGFTMNLPLAHGSGDEVYMQALARALGRIRSYAPGLLVVSLGLDASEADPLGVLKISTTGFERIAGAIAGLGLPTVLVQEGGYLSSVLGANLAAFLAGFEAAGG, from the coding sequence ATGCAAATCTTCTTCAGCCCGACCCAGCAGCGCCACGCGCCGAAGACCTTCCTCTTGCGCGGGCGCCTGGTCGAGAGCCCGGAGCGGGCCGAGCGCGCCGATGCGCTCCTGGCCGCCGCGCGGAGCGCCGGGCATGAGGTGGTGCAGCCACGCAGCTTTCCTCGCGATGCCGTGGCGGCGGTGCACCGGGCCGACTATCTGGCCTTCCTGGAGACGGGATACAGCGCGTGGTCCGGCTTGCCCAACGCCGCGCCGGAGATCACCCCCAACATCCACCCCAATCGCCACATGAGCCGCCGTCCCCACGGCATCGTCGGGCTTGCCGGCTGGTATCTCGCCGACACCGGGACGCCGATCGGGCCGGAGACTTGGGTGGCCTCGCTGGCCGCCGCCGACACCGCGCTCGCCGCCTGCGAAGCGGTCATGGCGGGCGCGCCGGTCGCTTACGCCTTGTGCCGACCGCCCGGGCATCACGCCTATGCCGACATGGCCGGAGGCTTCTGCTTCCTCAACAATGCGGCGATCGCCGCCGAGCATGCCCGGAGGCGCCGCGACCGCGTCGCCATCCTCGATGTCGACGTGCATCACGGCAATGGCACGCAAGGGATCTTCTATGAGCGCGCCGACGTGCTGTTCGCCTCGCTGCATGGCGATCCTGCCGGCTTCTATCCGTTCTATGCCGGCTATGCCGAGGAGACCGGCGCCGGGCCCGGTGCGGGGTTCACCATGAACCTGCCCTTGGCCCATGGCAGCGGCGATGAGGTCTATATGCAGGCGCTGGCCCGCGCGCTCGGGCGCATTCGGAGCTACGCGCCCGGTCTCTTGGTGGTCTCGCTCGGGCTCGACGCTTCGGAGGCTGATCCCTTGGGTGTGCTCAAGATCAGCACCACCGGCTTCGAGCGCATCGCCGGCGCCATCGCCGGGCTCGGCCTGCCGACCGTGCTGGTGCAGGAAGGCGGCTATCTCTCCAGCGTTCTCGGCGCCAACCTCGCGGCGTTTCTCGCAGGCTTCGAGGCGGCCGGCGGCTGA
- a CDS encoding cold-shock protein: protein MAIGTVKFFNNQRGFGFIQPKDGSKDVFVHVTAVERAGMTTLTEGQTVSYDLVTERGKVAAGNLKPA from the coding sequence ATGGCTATCGGTACTGTCAAGTTCTTCAACAATCAGCGTGGGTTCGGTTTCATCCAGCCCAAGGACGGCTCCAAGGACGTGTTCGTGCACGTAACCGCCGTCGAGCGCGCTGGCATGACTACGCTGACCGAAGGTCAGACAGTCAGCTACGACCTCGTGACCGAGCGCGGCAAGGTCGCCGCCGGCAATCTCAAGCCGGCCTGA
- the aspS gene encoding aspartate--tRNA ligase, producing MHRYRSHNCSQLTLADVGKTVRLSGWAHRKRDHGQLLFVDLRDHFGITQCVVDSSKPTFAPVEATRVESVVTVTGRVVARSAETVNPGLATGEVEVVIDAFEILSAAELLPLQVNADQDSGEETRLRYRYLDLRRERLHRNIVLRSQVISSIRRRMIEQGFIEFQTPILTASSPEGARDFLVPSRLHPGKFYALPQAPQQFKQLIMVAGFDRYFQIAPCFRDEDARADRSPGEFYQLDVEMSFVEQEDVFAALEPVLAGVFEEFADGRNVTKPPFPRIAYGDALLKYGSDKPDLRNPLVIAEVGEVFRGSGFSIFEKVLGSGGVVRAIPAPKAASQPRSFFDKMNEWARGEGAPGLGYIIFEGGQGKGPIAKFLEGERLAKLKGLTGMGDGDAVFFAAGKREDAAKFAGPARTRLGEELGLIQKGEFRFCWIVDFPMYERDEKTGKIDFSHNPFSMPQGGLDALMTKDPLDVLAFQYDIVCNGVELSSGAIRNHRPDTMIKAFEIAGYDRQTVETKFAGMLNAFRYGAPPHGGSAPGIDRIVRMLADEPDLREVILFPMNQRAEDLMMNAPSEVSPQQLKELHIRVVAPPKA from the coding sequence ATGCACCGCTACCGCAGCCACAATTGCAGCCAGCTGACGCTGGCCGATGTCGGCAAGACCGTCCGGCTTTCCGGCTGGGCGCACCGCAAGCGCGATCACGGCCAGCTGCTGTTCGTGGATCTGAGAGACCATTTCGGCATCACCCAATGCGTCGTCGACTCCTCGAAGCCGACCTTCGCGCCGGTCGAAGCCACAAGGGTCGAGAGCGTGGTGACGGTGACCGGCCGCGTGGTGGCGCGCTCGGCCGAGACGGTGAATCCCGGGCTCGCGACCGGCGAAGTCGAGGTGGTGATCGATGCCTTCGAGATCCTGTCGGCGGCCGAGCTCCTGCCCCTCCAGGTCAATGCCGATCAGGACTCGGGCGAGGAGACGCGGCTGCGCTATCGCTATCTCGATCTCCGGCGCGAGCGGCTGCATCGCAACATCGTGCTCCGCAGCCAGGTCATCTCCTCGATCCGCCGGCGCATGATCGAGCAGGGCTTCATCGAGTTCCAGACGCCGATCCTGACGGCGAGCTCGCCCGAGGGTGCCCGCGACTTCCTGGTGCCGAGCCGGCTGCATCCCGGCAAGTTCTACGCGCTGCCGCAGGCCCCGCAGCAGTTCAAGCAGCTCATCATGGTGGCGGGCTTCGATCGCTACTTCCAGATCGCGCCCTGTTTTCGCGACGAGGACGCGCGCGCCGACCGCTCTCCGGGCGAGTTCTACCAGCTCGACGTGGAGATGAGCTTCGTCGAGCAGGAGGACGTGTTCGCAGCACTCGAGCCGGTTCTGGCCGGCGTGTTCGAGGAGTTCGCCGACGGCCGCAATGTCACCAAGCCGCCCTTCCCGCGCATCGCCTATGGAGATGCGCTGTTGAAGTACGGCTCTGACAAGCCGGATCTGCGCAACCCGCTGGTCATCGCCGAGGTGGGCGAGGTGTTCCGCGGCAGCGGATTTTCCATCTTCGAGAAGGTGCTGGGATCCGGCGGCGTGGTGCGCGCGATCCCGGCTCCGAAAGCCGCGAGCCAGCCCCGCTCCTTCTTCGACAAGATGAACGAATGGGCGCGCGGCGAGGGCGCGCCGGGCTTGGGCTACATCATCTTCGAGGGCGGCCAGGGCAAGGGGCCGATCGCGAAGTTCCTCGAGGGCGAGCGCCTGGCGAAGCTCAAGGGCTTGACCGGGATGGGCGACGGCGACGCCGTCTTCTTCGCCGCCGGCAAGCGCGAGGACGCCGCCAAGTTCGCCGGCCCGGCCCGCACCCGCCTCGGCGAGGAGCTGGGGCTCATCCAGAAGGGCGAGTTCCGCTTCTGCTGGATCGTCGACTTCCCGATGTACGAGCGGGACGAGAAGACCGGCAAGATCGACTTCAGCCACAACCCCTTTTCGATGCCCCAAGGCGGGCTGGACGCGCTCATGACCAAGGATCCCTTGGACGTGCTTGCATTCCAGTACGACATCGTCTGCAACGGCGTGGAGCTGTCCTCGGGCGCCATCCGCAACCATCGTCCCGACACCATGATCAAAGCCTTCGAGATCGCCGGCTACGATCGCCAGACGGTGGAGACCAAGTTCGCGGGCATGCTGAATGCGTTCCGCTACGGCGCCCCGCCCCATGGCGGCTCGGCGCCGGGCATCGACCGGATCGTGAGAATGCTGGCCGACGAACCCGATCTGCGCGAGGTCATCCTGTTCCCGATGAACCAGCGGGCGGAGGACCTGATGATGAACGCGCCCTCGGAGGTCTCGCCCCAGCAGCTGAAGGAGTTGCACATCCGCGTGGTGGCGCCGCCGAAGGCGTGA
- a CDS encoding type II toxin-antitoxin system VapC family toxin, translating to MVKALFDTNVLIDYLNAVPEAREELQRYEDKAISIITWMEVMAGVKAGLEAATRRFLDGFEIIGLDRSVAEAAVDLRRTRKIKLPDAVIWASAQANAMLLVTRNTKDFPASDPSVRAPYALRPGG from the coding sequence ATGGTGAAGGCGCTCTTCGACACGAACGTGCTGATCGACTATCTCAATGCCGTTCCCGAGGCGCGCGAGGAGCTGCAGCGGTACGAAGACAAGGCCATCAGCATCATCACCTGGATGGAGGTCATGGCCGGCGTCAAGGCCGGGCTCGAGGCGGCCACCAGACGCTTTCTCGACGGGTTCGAGATCATCGGCCTCGACCGGAGCGTCGCCGAAGCGGCGGTGGATCTGCGTCGGACCCGCAAGATCAAGCTGCCTGACGCGGTGATCTGGGCTTCGGCGCAAGCGAATGCGATGCTGCTGGTGACGCGCAATACGAAGGATTTTCCGGCCAGCGATCCGAGCGTCCGCGCGCCCTACGCGCTCAGGCCCGGAGGCTGA
- a CDS encoding CopG family transcriptional regulator: MKALVDIGESEIRALDELARKAKRSRAALIRQAIAEYLGKHRHAQERDAFGLWGNHRVDGLAYQERMRGEW; the protein is encoded by the coding sequence ATGAAGGCGTTGGTCGATATCGGAGAGAGCGAGATCCGGGCGCTTGACGAGCTGGCGCGGAAAGCAAAGCGCTCACGCGCCGCCCTCATTCGTCAGGCGATCGCCGAGTATCTCGGCAAGCACCGCCACGCCCAGGAACGAGATGCCTTCGGCCTGTGGGGCAACCACAGGGTCGATGGGTTGGCGTATCAGGAGCGGATGCGCGGAGAATGGTGA
- the rfbA gene encoding glucose-1-phosphate thymidylyltransferase RfbA — MKGIVLAGGHGTRLHPLTQVVSKQLLPVYDKPMIYYPLSTLMLAGIRDILIITTPADKSSFKRLLGDGARWGIRLHYAVQPEPRGLADAFIIGRKFIGRDSVALVLGDNIFFGDGLTALLRKACQRERGATVFGYWVRDPERYGVVSFNGAGKAQDIVEKPKRPKSNWAVTGLYFYDNRVVDIARSIEPSARGELEITDVNRAYLAMGELDVAQLGRGFAWLDTGTHESLLQASEFVRTVEERQGLKIACPEEVAYLMGFIDDDAVRRLAEPLRKSGYGDYLLRLLTDRR, encoded by the coding sequence ATGAAGGGCATCGTGCTCGCCGGCGGCCACGGCACCAGGCTGCACCCGCTGACCCAGGTGGTGAGCAAGCAGCTCCTGCCGGTCTACGACAAGCCGATGATCTACTATCCCTTGTCGACGCTGATGCTGGCCGGCATCCGCGACATTCTCATCATCACCACGCCCGCGGACAAAAGCAGCTTCAAGCGGCTCTTGGGCGATGGCGCGCGCTGGGGCATCCGGCTCCACTACGCGGTGCAGCCGGAGCCGCGGGGCCTCGCCGATGCCTTCATCATCGGCCGGAAATTCATCGGCCGCGACAGCGTCGCCCTGGTGCTTGGCGACAACATCTTCTTCGGCGACGGGCTGACCGCACTCCTGCGAAAGGCCTGCCAACGCGAGCGGGGCGCCACCGTCTTCGGCTATTGGGTCCGGGACCCAGAACGCTACGGGGTGGTGTCCTTCAACGGCGCCGGCAAGGCGCAGGACATCGTCGAGAAGCCGAAGCGGCCGAAGAGCAACTGGGCGGTCACCGGCCTGTATTTCTACGACAACCGCGTCGTCGACATCGCCCGCTCGATCGAGCCCTCCGCCCGCGGCGAGCTGGAGATCACCGACGTCAACCGCGCCTATCTCGCCATGGGCGAGCTCGACGTGGCGCAGCTCGGCCGCGGCTTCGCCTGGCTCGACACCGGGACGCACGAATCCTTGCTGCAGGCGAGCGAGTTCGTCCGCACCGTGGAGGAGCGCCAGGGCCTGAAGATCGCCTGCCCGGAGGAGGTCGCCTATCTGATGGGCTTTATCGACGACGATGCGGTCCGCCGCCTGGCCGAACCCTTGCGCAAATCCGGCTATGGCGACTACCTGCTGCGTCTCCTGACCGATCGGCGCTAG
- the rfbD gene encoding dTDP-4-dehydrorhamnose reductase, with protein sequence MIRLLLTGGTGQVGEALGRLGPFAGAAVEHPSRAELDLARPETVAAAVRRCAAEIVVNCAAYTAVDRAETERASAEAVNASGPGYLADACAARGVPLIHISTDYVFDGSKAGAYVEGDPVAPLGVYGRSKEAGERAVRSAWDRHVILRTSWVYSAHGQNFVKTMLRLAGERSEWGVVDDQVGAPTAADDIAGAVLAIAPQLLEPATARWGTYHYTAEGQVSWHGFARAIVERAAMVTGKRPTVKAIPTSAYPTPVRRPQNSVLDCSKVIAAFAPPRRPWQAGLKDVLDLLLALPKRGAA encoded by the coding sequence ATGATCCGCCTTCTCCTCACCGGCGGCACCGGCCAGGTGGGTGAGGCGCTCGGGCGCTTGGGCCCGTTCGCCGGTGCTGCAGTCGAGCATCCGAGCCGGGCTGAGCTCGACCTCGCCCGACCCGAGACCGTCGCCGCCGCCGTCCGGCGTTGCGCGGCGGAAATCGTCGTCAACTGCGCCGCCTACACCGCGGTCGATCGCGCCGAAACCGAACGGGCTTCCGCCGAAGCGGTCAATGCCTCGGGGCCTGGCTACCTCGCAGATGCGTGCGCCGCCCGCGGCGTGCCGCTCATCCATATCTCGACCGACTATGTGTTCGACGGCAGCAAAGCGGGCGCCTATGTCGAGGGCGACCCTGTGGCTCCGCTCGGCGTTTATGGCCGCAGCAAGGAAGCGGGTGAACGGGCCGTGCGCTCGGCCTGGGACCGCCACGTGATCCTGCGCACGAGCTGGGTCTACTCCGCCCACGGGCAGAATTTCGTCAAGACCATGCTCCGGCTCGCGGGCGAGCGCAGCGAGTGGGGCGTCGTCGACGACCAGGTGGGCGCGCCGACGGCGGCCGACGACATCGCTGGGGCCGTGCTGGCGATCGCACCACAGCTCCTCGAGCCCGCCACCGCAAGGTGGGGTACCTATCACTACACCGCCGAAGGCCAGGTAAGCTGGCACGGCTTCGCCCGGGCGATCGTCGAGCGCGCGGCCATGGTCACCGGCAAGCGGCCGACCGTAAAGGCCATCCCGACCAGCGCCTATCCGACGCCGGTGCGCCGTCCGCAGAACTCGGTCCTGGATTGCAGCAAGGTCATCGCTGCCTTCGCCCCGCCGCGCCGGCCGTGGCAGGCGGGCCTCAAGGACGTGCTCGACCTGCTTCTCGCCCTGCCCAAACGAGGTGCCGCATGA
- the rfbB gene encoding dTDP-glucose 4,6-dehydratase, translated as MKILVTGGAGFIGGAVVRKLVADGHAVVNLDKLTYAASPEALAAVAERPTYRFEKADICDGPAVQRIMAEHRPDAVIHLAAESHVDRSIDGPAAFVETNVVGTYTMLEAARAYWEGLEEAHRRRFRFHHVSTDEVFGSLGAAGLFSETTRYQPNSPYSASKAASDHLVRAWGETYGLPVLLTNCSNNYGPYQFPEKLVPLMIIKGMAGETLPVYGKGDNVRDWLHVEDHAAALVLVLEQGRPGETYNIGGSAEQTNLEVVRAICRLLDELRPQSPQRPHESLIGFVADRPGHDQRYAIDASKIERELGWRPRETFRSGLARTVRWYLENEAWWRPILERASAVARVGLGSKRRAAG; from the coding sequence ATGAAGATCCTCGTCACCGGCGGAGCCGGTTTCATCGGCGGTGCGGTGGTGCGCAAGCTCGTCGCCGACGGCCACGCGGTCGTCAACCTCGACAAGCTCACCTATGCGGCGAGCCCGGAAGCGTTGGCCGCGGTCGCCGAGCGGCCCACCTATCGCTTCGAGAAGGCGGATATCTGCGACGGACCGGCGGTCCAGCGCATCATGGCCGAGCATCGGCCGGACGCCGTCATCCACCTCGCCGCCGAGAGCCATGTCGACCGCTCGATCGATGGCCCGGCCGCCTTCGTCGAGACCAATGTGGTCGGCACCTACACCATGCTGGAAGCAGCCCGCGCCTATTGGGAGGGGCTCGAGGAAGCGCATCGGCGGCGCTTCCGCTTCCATCACGTCTCCACCGACGAGGTCTTCGGCTCGCTGGGCGCCGCCGGCCTCTTCTCGGAGACCACCCGCTACCAGCCGAACTCCCCCTATTCGGCCAGTAAGGCGGCCAGCGACCATCTCGTGCGCGCCTGGGGCGAGACCTACGGGCTGCCGGTTCTCCTTACCAACTGCTCGAACAATTACGGCCCCTACCAGTTTCCCGAGAAGCTGGTCCCGCTGATGATCATCAAGGGAATGGCAGGAGAGACCCTGCCGGTCTACGGCAAGGGCGACAATGTGCGGGACTGGCTGCATGTGGAAGACCATGCCGCGGCCCTGGTGCTGGTGCTGGAGCAGGGCAGGCCCGGCGAGACCTACAACATCGGCGGCAGCGCCGAGCAGACCAATCTCGAGGTGGTGCGCGCGATCTGCCGGCTCCTGGACGAGCTTCGGCCGCAATCGCCCCAGCGTCCCCATGAGAGCCTGATCGGCTTCGTCGCCGACCGTCCCGGTCACGACCAGCGCTATGCGATCGACGCCTCCAAGATCGAGCGCGAGCTCGGTTGGCGGCCCCGCGAGACCTTCCGATCGGGGCTGGCGCGCACCGTGCGTTGGTATCTCGAGAACGAAGCGTGGTGGCGGCCGATCCTGGAGCGCGCCAGCGCGGTCGCCCGCGTCGGTCTCGGATCCAAGCGCCGGGCCGCGGGCTGA
- the rfbC gene encoding dTDP-4-dehydrorhamnose 3,5-epimerase, with protein MKIESTAIPEVKIIWPRKFGDNRGFFSDTYNRRAFAEAGIDVVFQQDNHSLSADQGTVRGLHYQRDPFAQAKLVRVTKGAILDVAVDIRHGSPSFGGHVAVEVSADSWNQVYIPEGFAHGFCTLAPDTEVIYKVTSLYSPEHEVGVMWNDPDLKIAWPVDPASAVLSAKDAVLPRLAELPRHFVWRGIGA; from the coding sequence ATGAAAATCGAGTCGACCGCGATCCCGGAGGTCAAGATCATCTGGCCGCGCAAATTCGGCGATAACCGCGGCTTCTTCTCCGATACCTACAACCGCCGCGCCTTCGCGGAAGCGGGCATCGACGTCGTCTTCCAGCAGGACAACCACTCGCTTTCGGCCGATCAGGGTACCGTGCGCGGGCTGCATTATCAGCGCGATCCGTTTGCCCAGGCGAAGCTGGTGCGGGTGACCAAGGGCGCCATTCTCGACGTTGCCGTCGACATTCGCCACGGCTCGCCCAGCTTCGGGGGCCATGTGGCCGTCGAGGTCAGCGCCGATTCCTGGAACCAGGTCTACATTCCCGAAGGCTTCGCCCACGGTTTCTGCACCCTCGCGCCCGATACCGAGGTGATCTACAAGGTTACATCGCTCTACAGCCCCGAGCATGAGGTGGGCGTCATGTGGAACGATCCGGATCTCAAGATCGCCTGGCCGGTGGACCCGGCGAGCGCGGTCTTGTCGGCCAAGGACGCGGTGCTGCCGCGCCTGGCCGAGCTGCCCCGGCATTTCGTCTGGCGCGGCATCGGCGCGTAG
- a CDS encoding glycosyltransferase family 2 protein: MSAAPLEGTSVIVVSYRTGPALRDCVESVLAQEGLAELIVVDNGNPAESLAWLGQRALADRRLRILSGHGNVGFAAGCNRGVAASGGAIILLLNPDCVLAEGTLSRGAALLAGHPGAALLGGRLVNPDGSDQRGGRRHLLTPGSAIIEALRLDRLIPGVKRVNRHEEPLPEAAIPVDCISGAFMLMPRPVFETVGGMDEGYFLHVEDADFCLRVGRQAGSILFAPDILVRHRQGTSAAPAILVEWHKARGFIRYFHKHFRSSHGLAILALVDLLVLARFAVRGLVMGLFRAMARPGLIALPLLAIL, from the coding sequence ATGTCAGCCGCGCCGCTCGAGGGCACCAGCGTCATCGTCGTCTCCTACCGCACCGGCCCGGCGCTCCGGGACTGCGTCGAATCCGTGCTCGCCCAGGAGGGTCTGGCCGAGCTCATCGTCGTCGACAACGGCAACCCGGCCGAGAGCCTGGCCTGGCTCGGCCAACGCGCCCTTGCGGACCGGCGGCTGAGGATCCTGAGCGGCCACGGCAATGTCGGCTTTGCCGCCGGCTGCAACCGGGGCGTGGCGGCGAGCGGGGGTGCGATCATCTTGCTCTTGAACCCGGACTGCGTGCTGGCGGAGGGAACTCTCAGCCGCGGCGCAGCGTTGTTGGCGGGGCACCCCGGGGCCGCCCTCCTGGGCGGCCGGCTCGTCAATCCGGACGGCAGCGACCAGCGCGGCGGCCGTCGGCACTTGTTGACGCCCGGCAGCGCGATCATCGAGGCCTTGCGGCTCGATCGGTTGATCCCCGGCGTGAAGCGGGTCAATCGCCACGAAGAGCCGCTTCCGGAGGCCGCCATCCCGGTCGATTGCATTTCAGGCGCGTTCATGCTGATGCCGCGCCCGGTGTTCGAAACGGTGGGTGGCATGGACGAGGGGTATTTTCTCCACGTCGAGGATGCCGATTTCTGCCTCAGGGTCGGGCGCCAGGCCGGATCCATCCTCTTCGCCCCGGACATCCTCGTCCGCCATCGCCAGGGCACCAGCGCCGCTCCGGCCATCCTTGTTGAGTGGCACAAGGCGAGGGGCTTTATCCGGTACTTCCACAAACATTTTCGCTCGAGCCACGGCCTGGCGATTCTCGCTCTCGTCGACCTCCTGGTTCTGGCCCGTTTCGCCGTCCGGGGGCTGGTTATGGGCCTCTTCCGGGCCATGGCGAGGCCTGGGCTCATCGCCCTTCCGTTGCTCGCGATTCTGTGA
- a CDS encoding methyltransferase domain-containing protein: MNLSAARAAYRRLSPLYDVLEGAIFEQGRKRAVDLANTTPGQRILDVGVGTGLALPLYRPDATVVGIDASRHMLEYARRRVRRKRLGNVVGLLEMDALSMGFADHSFDAVIAMHIASVVADPMRLLAEMKRVCVPGGDIVVVNHFASGGGVMRIIEQACLPFGEVFGFRPDVRMLHLVNGARLQVVQVRRVNLGGYWRLIHFRNETPSTSGLAD; the protein is encoded by the coding sequence TTGAACCTATCCGCAGCCCGCGCTGCCTATCGCCGGCTGTCGCCCCTCTACGATGTTCTCGAAGGGGCCATCTTCGAGCAGGGCCGCAAGCGCGCGGTCGATCTCGCCAACACCACGCCCGGCCAGCGCATCCTCGATGTCGGCGTCGGCACCGGGCTGGCGCTCCCGCTCTATCGGCCGGATGCGACCGTGGTGGGCATCGATGCCTCCCGTCATATGCTGGAATATGCGCGCCGGCGGGTCCGTCGGAAGCGTCTCGGCAATGTGGTGGGCCTGCTCGAGATGGACGCGCTCAGCATGGGCTTCGCCGACCACTCCTTCGATGCCGTCATCGCCATGCACATCGCCTCGGTGGTGGCCGACCCGATGCGGCTCCTGGCCGAGATGAAGCGGGTTTGCGTGCCCGGTGGCGACATCGTCGTCGTTAACCATTTCGCCTCCGGCGGCGGCGTCATGCGGATCATCGAGCAGGCCTGCCTGCCCTTCGGCGAGGTCTTCGGCTTCCGGCCGGATGTGCGCATGCTGCACCTGGTCAACGGCGCCCGGCTGCAGGTGGTGCAGGTGCGGCGCGTCAATCTTGGCGGCTATTGGCGGCTCATCCATTTCCGCAACGAGACGCCGTCCACCTCTGGCCTCGCCGACTGA
- a CDS encoding class I SAM-dependent methyltransferase → MADHAAIRRLYGWGSAVYDLVFGSVLEPGRLLAVDAVNLSRAARVLEIGVGTGLSLPHYRAGLMVTGIDLSPEMLTKARARAATLGTVEALLEMDAQNLTFPDASFDAVVAMYVVAVVPDMRRLFHELKRVTRPDGDVYVVNHIRAETGILGLVDRLAQPLTRRLAVRSDLTLSHLEEVAGIERVQVSDANLGGYLKLVHFRNRACPR, encoded by the coding sequence GTGGCTGATCACGCCGCGATTCGCCGGCTGTATGGCTGGGGCTCGGCCGTCTACGACCTCGTGTTCGGCTCGGTCTTGGAGCCGGGCCGGCTGCTGGCCGTCGATGCGGTCAATCTGAGCCGGGCCGCCCGCGTCCTCGAAATCGGCGTCGGCACCGGCCTCTCGCTTCCCCACTATCGCGCCGGCCTCATGGTCACCGGCATCGATCTCTCGCCCGAAATGCTGACGAAGGCGCGGGCGCGCGCGGCAACGCTGGGGACGGTCGAGGCGCTCCTCGAAATGGACGCGCAGAACCTGACCTTTCCCGATGCCAGCTTCGATGCCGTGGTCGCCATGTATGTGGTGGCAGTGGTGCCCGACATGAGGCGCCTCTTCCACGAGCTGAAGCGCGTGACCCGCCCCGACGGCGATGTCTACGTCGTCAATCACATCAGGGCGGAGACGGGCATCCTGGGCTTGGTCGATCGGCTCGCCCAGCCGCTCACCCGGCGCTTGGCGGTGCGCTCCGATCTGACCTTGAGTCATCTAGAGGAGGTGGCCGGAATCGAGCGGGTCCAGGTCAGCGACGCCAATCTCGGCGGCTACCTCAAGCTCGTGCATTTCCGCAACCGCGCCTGCCCGCGGTGA
- a CDS encoding DUF1127 domain-containing protein — protein MPTILKPVERQPESSTAPNRGWLPSPLQCGRWFLKILIQWEDRARERHQLLTMDDRMLRDIGVDRLTARGEYTKPFWRV, from the coding sequence ATGCCTACAATATTGAAACCGGTCGAACGGCAGCCCGAGAGTTCCACCGCGCCCAACCGCGGCTGGCTCCCCAGCCCGCTTCAATGTGGGCGCTGGTTCCTTAAGATCCTCATCCAATGGGAAGATCGGGCCCGCGAGCGCCATCAGCTCCTGACCATGGATGACCGCATGCTGCGCGACATCGGCGTCGATCGACTGACCGCCCGGGGTGAATACACCAAGCCGTTCTGGCGGGTTTAG